From Corynebacterium sp. BD556, the proteins below share one genomic window:
- the thrS gene encoding threonine--tRNA ligase: MADATNTDEAKQPTAVAFGPFEVPSGTAVGAAMRELGLPNKGPDAVVVVQDPEGNLKDLSHVPEHNATFTPVAASSELGRSVIRHSCAHVLAQAVQAEFPGTKLGIGPAINDGFYYDFDAAEPFTPDDLKAIERRMKKILKQGQKFERGVYASQEEAAEKLKNEPYKLELVHDKGNVDPNSDEATEVGAGELTYYDNVNPRTGEVEWSDLCRGPHVPTTKYIPAFTLTRSSAAYWRGDQNNAGLQRIYGTAWESKEKLDEYMTMLEEAEKRDHRRLGNEMDLFSFPDEVGSGLPVFHPDGGIVRMTMEEHSRQRHVEAGYSFVNTPHVTKGELFEKSGHLDWYAEGMFPPMKLDGETDDKGNVTKQAVDYYVKPMNCPMHNLIFDSRGRSYRELPLRLFEFGTVYRYEKSGVVHGLTRARGFTQDDAHIYCTEDQLEDELTSVLEFIISLLKDYGLDDFYLELSTKDPEKYIGDDEIWERSTNILQSVAEKSGLELVPDPAGAAFYGPKISVQARDAIGRTWQMSTVQLDFNLPERFDLEYTSSDGSKKRPVMIHRALFGSIERFFGVLLEHYAGAFPAWLAPHQVVGIPVAEDFGEYLEQVVAKLRTRGIRAEVDHSDDRMQKKIRTHTTGKVPFMLLVGGRDVEAGAVSFRFLDGSQINGVPVDEAVELIGNWIADKRNEQPNEDNFAALRG; the protein is encoded by the coding sequence ATGGCCGATGCAACCAACACGGATGAAGCAAAGCAGCCGACCGCTGTCGCCTTCGGGCCTTTCGAGGTCCCGTCTGGCACCGCTGTCGGGGCGGCGATGCGCGAACTGGGACTGCCCAACAAAGGCCCCGACGCCGTCGTCGTCGTCCAAGACCCAGAAGGCAACCTAAAAGACCTCTCCCACGTGCCGGAGCACAACGCCACCTTCACCCCCGTCGCCGCATCATCCGAGCTGGGACGCTCGGTGATCCGCCACTCCTGCGCCCACGTGTTGGCACAAGCGGTCCAAGCTGAATTTCCCGGCACCAAATTGGGCATTGGCCCCGCCATCAATGACGGCTTTTACTACGACTTCGACGCCGCCGAACCTTTCACCCCAGACGACCTCAAAGCCATTGAGCGTCGGATGAAGAAGATTCTTAAACAGGGCCAGAAATTTGAGCGGGGAGTCTACGCCTCCCAAGAAGAAGCAGCAGAAAAACTCAAAAACGAACCCTACAAACTCGAACTGGTTCACGACAAGGGAAACGTCGACCCGAACTCCGACGAGGCCACCGAAGTCGGCGCAGGCGAACTGACCTACTACGACAACGTCAACCCCCGCACTGGCGAGGTTGAGTGGAGTGATTTGTGCCGCGGCCCGCACGTGCCCACCACCAAATACATCCCGGCGTTTACGTTGACTCGCTCCTCAGCGGCCTACTGGCGCGGCGATCAAAACAACGCAGGGCTGCAGCGCATCTACGGCACCGCCTGGGAGTCCAAGGAGAAACTCGACGAGTACATGACCATGCTCGAGGAGGCTGAAAAGCGCGACCACCGACGCCTCGGCAACGAGATGGATCTGTTTTCTTTCCCCGACGAGGTCGGCTCCGGGCTGCCCGTTTTCCACCCCGACGGCGGCATAGTGCGCATGACAATGGAGGAACATTCCCGTCAGCGCCACGTCGAAGCCGGCTACTCTTTTGTCAACACTCCGCACGTGACCAAGGGCGAGCTTTTTGAAAAGTCTGGCCACCTCGACTGGTACGCCGAGGGCATGTTCCCACCAATGAAGCTCGACGGCGAAACCGACGACAAGGGCAACGTGACCAAGCAGGCCGTCGACTACTATGTCAAGCCGATGAACTGCCCGATGCACAACCTCATCTTCGACTCCCGCGGGCGATCCTACCGTGAGCTGCCCTTGCGTCTGTTTGAATTCGGCACCGTCTACCGCTACGAGAAATCTGGTGTTGTCCACGGCCTTACCCGCGCCCGCGGTTTCACACAAGATGACGCGCACATCTACTGCACTGAAGACCAGCTCGAAGACGAGCTGACCAGCGTGCTGGAGTTCATCATCTCCCTGCTCAAAGACTACGGCCTCGACGACTTCTACCTGGAGTTGTCCACCAAGGACCCAGAGAAATACATCGGCGACGACGAAATCTGGGAGCGCTCCACAAATATCTTGCAGTCCGTGGCGGAAAAGTCCGGCCTCGAGCTAGTTCCAGACCCAGCAGGCGCCGCCTTCTACGGCCCGAAGATTTCCGTACAGGCCCGCGACGCTATCGGACGCACCTGGCAAATGTCTACCGTGCAGCTCGACTTCAACCTTCCGGAGCGCTTCGACTTGGAGTACACCTCCTCCGACGGCTCGAAGAAGCGCCCCGTGATGATCCACCGCGCCTTGTTCGGCTCAATCGAGCGCTTCTTCGGCGTTCTCTTGGAACATTACGCGGGAGCCTTCCCCGCGTGGCTGGCCCCGCACCAGGTCGTGGGCATCCCAGTCGCCGAGGACTTCGGTGAGTATTTAGAGCAGGTCGTCGCCAAGCTACGCACCCGCGGGATCCGGGCCGAGGTCGACCATTCTGACGACCGCATGCAAAAGAAGATCCGCACGCACACCACGGGCAAGGTCCCATTCATGCTGCTTGTTGGAGGCCGCGACGTAGAAGCCGGCGCGGTTAGCTTCCGCTTCCTCGACGGCTCCCAGATCAACGGGGTACCCGTCGACGAGGCCGTTGAACTAATTGGCAACTGGATCGCAGACAAACGCAACGAGCAGCCAAACGAGGATAACTTTGCAGCCCTTAGAGGATAA
- a CDS encoding Dyp-type peroxidase codes for MSVSRRRFLTGSATAVAATGIAGCAPSKEAETARSATPASASASAEDREPLTEAVVAFDGANQAGIATAPQATINLVGYNLKSSVDAKGVARLMRVWTEDARALCAGLTPLGSLEPEMNAWPANLTITVGFGERIFDIAAPKKKPQWLHDIPAMTRDQLSPEWGQTDLVLQICADDPIMGAWAMRHMTRAGMDYVDTAWVQQGFNHAFGAVPKGHTPRNLFGQVDGTVNPHSDSEYHEQVWAAGPEGFAGATSMVVRRINMNLDTWELLDRHSREASVGRTLSDGAPLTGGGEFDEPDMDATDEYGLPVIDKNSHMARSRPPADHPEQRFKRRPYNYNLPPEPGSGQMSNAGLIFIAFQKDPDVQFTPVLQRLDESDRLNAWITHIGSAVYWIPPGTRVGASRSEGDSYWGQTVLSSTAGVD; via the coding sequence ATGTCTGTGTCACGGCGCCGCTTCCTGACTGGTTCTGCCACTGCTGTCGCTGCTACCGGCATAGCAGGCTGCGCGCCCTCCAAGGAGGCGGAAACAGCACGTTCCGCCACCCCTGCCTCCGCCTCCGCCTCCGCCGAAGACCGTGAACCGCTGACGGAAGCGGTCGTGGCCTTCGACGGCGCCAATCAAGCCGGTATCGCCACGGCGCCACAGGCAACGATCAACCTGGTCGGCTACAACCTGAAAAGCTCCGTGGATGCCAAAGGTGTGGCACGGCTCATGCGCGTGTGGACCGAAGACGCCCGCGCTTTATGCGCTGGCCTGACGCCCTTAGGCTCGCTGGAACCAGAAATGAACGCGTGGCCCGCCAATCTGACCATCACGGTGGGCTTCGGCGAGCGCATCTTCGACATTGCCGCCCCAAAGAAGAAGCCGCAGTGGCTGCACGACATCCCAGCTATGACCCGCGATCAACTGTCGCCAGAGTGGGGACAGACCGATCTCGTGTTGCAGATCTGTGCTGATGATCCCATCATGGGGGCGTGGGCGATGCGGCACATGACTCGCGCCGGAATGGACTATGTTGACACCGCGTGGGTGCAGCAAGGCTTCAACCACGCCTTCGGGGCGGTACCTAAAGGGCACACCCCGCGCAATCTTTTTGGGCAGGTCGATGGCACGGTCAACCCTCACAGCGACAGTGAGTACCACGAACAGGTGTGGGCTGCGGGACCGGAGGGCTTCGCCGGGGCAACGTCCATGGTGGTGCGCCGCATCAACATGAACCTGGACACGTGGGAGCTGCTCGACAGGCATTCGCGTGAGGCCTCGGTGGGCCGCACGCTTAGCGACGGTGCGCCCCTTACCGGGGGAGGAGAGTTCGACGAGCCGGACATGGACGCCACCGACGAGTACGGCCTGCCCGTCATCGACAAAAACTCGCACATGGCTCGCTCCCGTCCCCCTGCGGACCACCCGGAGCAGCGCTTCAAGCGTCGACCCTACAACTACAACCTGCCCCCCGAGCCGGGCTCTGGGCAGATGTCCAACGCGGGGCTGATCTTCATTGCCTTCCAAAAAGACCCGGATGTGCAATTTACGCCTGTGCTGCAAAGGCTCGATGAATCAGACCGGCTCAACGCGTGGATCACTCACATCGGATCCGCCGTGTACTGGATTCCACCGGGCACGCGGGTCGGGGCGTCGAGAAGCGAAGGCGATAGCTACTGGGGCCAGACTGTTTTGAGCTCAACCGCGGGGGTAGACTAG
- a CDS encoding copper chaperone PCu(A)C, which produces MISRTAFVALCAAAGLALTACSGEDKAETAESTASAMSATTVTESAAQTTTAAEQAVQGEGDIVLENGAVRAKTDPEMSMTAIFGTLRNTTDKDIIVTGFTSSLGAARYEMHETVDGVMRPIEGGFKVPAGATHDLAPGGDHLMILDYAEEIPAGETVDLVLETSTGDKIDIPGVAVRTMLPGHEDYGAHGEMMGHEMPHGATMENKGHEGH; this is translated from the coding sequence ATGATTTCTCGTACCGCTTTTGTTGCACTTTGCGCCGCAGCCGGATTGGCTTTAACTGCCTGCTCGGGCGAAGACAAAGCCGAAACGGCCGAATCGACCGCGAGTGCAATGTCTGCGACGACCGTCACCGAGTCTGCGGCGCAGACCACCACCGCAGCCGAGCAGGCCGTCCAGGGCGAGGGCGATATTGTGCTTGAAAATGGCGCCGTGCGCGCCAAGACCGATCCGGAGATGAGCATGACCGCGATCTTCGGCACCCTGCGCAACACCACCGATAAGGACATCATTGTCACCGGCTTTACGTCCTCTCTCGGCGCGGCCCGCTATGAGATGCACGAGACTGTCGATGGTGTCATGCGCCCGATCGAGGGTGGTTTTAAGGTGCCCGCCGGCGCTACCCACGATCTCGCACCGGGCGGAGACCACCTGATGATCCTCGACTACGCCGAGGAAATCCCAGCAGGCGAAACAGTCGATCTGGTTCTTGAGACTTCCACCGGTGACAAGATTGACATTCCGGGCGTTGCAGTGCGCACTATGCTCCCGGGTCACGAGGACTACGGCGCGCACGGTGAGATGATGGGCCATGAGATGCCGCACGGAGCAACCATGGAAAACAAGGGACACGAAGGACACTAA
- a CDS encoding copper resistance CopC family protein — translation MSFVPSLCGPVRWGAAIGVLAVGLNADLAVAHDAVVGADPADGAVVAEFPNSLRLTFSGYPQEGFNTLALSNSDTGEVIFSGQPHLDGRELVLDLPSGIDAQPGNYRIGFQIVSSDGHSTKGMTSFRFAPEKENSEAQPASTQAAVEHDAGTGDTYLPWIVAGAGALLIAAAAIVVAAGRRRANAPFSSDESADADLKA, via the coding sequence ATGAGCTTTGTTCCATCGCTGTGCGGCCCGGTCAGATGGGGTGCGGCCATCGGCGTTCTCGCCGTCGGCCTCAATGCTGACCTCGCAGTTGCCCACGACGCAGTCGTGGGCGCCGACCCGGCAGACGGTGCGGTGGTTGCAGAGTTCCCGAACTCCTTGAGGCTGACTTTCTCGGGGTATCCGCAGGAGGGATTCAACACCCTCGCGTTATCCAACTCGGACACCGGCGAGGTCATCTTTTCGGGGCAACCGCATCTGGATGGCCGCGAGCTTGTGCTCGACCTGCCTAGCGGCATAGACGCGCAGCCCGGCAACTATCGCATCGGTTTCCAGATCGTTTCTTCCGATGGCCACTCGACGAAGGGCATGACTTCTTTCCGCTTTGCACCGGAAAAGGAAAACTCCGAGGCGCAACCGGCCTCAACGCAAGCTGCTGTTGAGCATGATGCTGGCACCGGCGACACGTACCTGCCGTGGATTGTGGCAGGTGCTGGGGCGCTGTTAATTGCGGCAGCGGCGATTGTGGTCGCCGCTGGCCGACGCCGCGCGAATGCCCCTTTCAGTAGCGACGAAAGTGCCGACGCGGACCTCAAAGCCTAG
- a CDS encoding dihydrofolate reductase family protein, with the protein MDISQLIGPTLPVGEAELRAIAATTIFGSFGRGGTSRELGNANDSALLEGLRNWADCVVVGAETVRAEDYGPSSTPLAVITASLDLAPESSLFDATVYILCPESTLVDSSLASQRHALEGVGAKFLHTGAGSPQEIINAVRSAGFARISCEGGPRVYASMLQADLVDVLHITVDPSISSDDGKAGLDFQNSNEFLHRFDLELAKCDEDSMLYCRYRRTRS; encoded by the coding sequence ATGGATATTTCACAGCTCATTGGTCCGACCCTTCCCGTCGGCGAAGCGGAGCTGCGCGCCATTGCCGCAACGACGATCTTCGGCTCTTTCGGCCGCGGCGGCACCTCAAGAGAACTCGGCAACGCTAATGATTCCGCTTTGCTTGAAGGTCTGCGGAATTGGGCTGATTGCGTTGTGGTTGGCGCTGAAACGGTACGTGCGGAGGATTACGGGCCTTCCTCCACGCCTTTGGCCGTGATCACCGCATCTTTGGATTTGGCTCCGGAAAGCTCGCTTTTCGACGCCACCGTCTACATCCTGTGCCCCGAAAGCACGTTGGTGGATTCCTCGCTCGCCTCTCAGCGCCACGCCCTAGAGGGCGTGGGCGCAAAGTTCCTTCACACTGGGGCTGGCTCGCCTCAAGAAATTATTAATGCGGTGCGCAGCGCCGGTTTTGCACGTATCTCTTGCGAAGGCGGGCCTCGGGTGTACGCCTCAATGCTGCAAGCCGATCTGGTAGATGTTTTGCACATCACAGTGGATCCGTCGATAAGCAGCGACGACGGCAAAGCCGGGCTTGATTTTCAAAACTCCAACGAGTTCCTCCACCGCTTTGATCTGGAATTGGCCAAGTGTGACGAGGACTCCATGCTTTATTGCCGCTACCGCAGGACACGCTCATAA
- a CDS encoding glycosyltransferase family 87 protein has translation MKASTSTSTLHDMWISPAPAASPGWRSAAGAAAWPLALIAIFHRLIVLAWAGSVTDDFTTVWSATRRFVAGVDVYNENYAYVDPHYLYSPGATLVLSPLGMIADPAVARPIFVAANALAIVGALAWLVRLSHLPLRHPIFPAALAAAFFSEAVTNTLVFSNINGILLLIFVAFIAWMLNERHWSAGVALGLAILIKPMFAPLLILPLMRLQWRTAAAAVALPVVANLAAWPLTPGVGDYLGKLVPYLGTTRDYANSSLAGFAVYFAMPPALHGFFFVVFAAAVVVAVLSLARFRWSDEMMWASLSSGVLLAGVCLLSSLGQAYYSLLLFPAIFTVLGRASAMHVPTTWLGVFLCLSPLEWTSVKFPQTGAWLGTFLPTAGWALFIVSVAAWATTIALCTRGHTNNTAKKEKDSNERKLQGMDRRAMAGEAEPGRIPGSSAGGNATPRHR, from the coding sequence GTGAAAGCCAGCACAAGCACGAGCACCCTACACGATATGTGGATCTCCCCCGCCCCCGCGGCGAGTCCCGGGTGGCGCAGCGCCGCTGGGGCCGCGGCGTGGCCTTTGGCGCTGATCGCCATCTTTCACCGGCTCATCGTGCTGGCGTGGGCAGGCTCCGTCACGGACGATTTCACCACGGTCTGGTCAGCGACGCGCCGCTTTGTCGCAGGTGTCGACGTCTACAACGAGAACTACGCTTACGTTGACCCGCACTACCTCTACAGCCCCGGGGCCACCCTGGTGCTTTCACCCCTGGGCATGATCGCCGATCCTGCGGTGGCACGGCCCATCTTCGTCGCCGCCAACGCCCTCGCCATCGTCGGGGCACTGGCGTGGCTGGTGCGACTGTCTCACCTGCCGCTTCGCCACCCCATCTTCCCGGCGGCATTGGCGGCGGCTTTCTTCTCAGAAGCCGTGACCAACACGTTGGTGTTTTCCAATATCAACGGCATCCTGCTGCTGATTTTCGTTGCTTTTATCGCCTGGATGCTCAATGAGCGCCACTGGTCTGCCGGTGTAGCGCTGGGCCTCGCCATATTGATCAAACCGATGTTTGCCCCGCTGCTTATCCTTCCCCTGATGAGATTGCAGTGGCGCACGGCCGCGGCAGCGGTGGCTCTACCCGTGGTTGCGAACCTGGCGGCCTGGCCTCTGACCCCCGGGGTCGGCGACTACCTGGGCAAGCTTGTCCCCTACCTCGGCACGACCCGCGACTACGCAAACTCCTCTTTGGCCGGTTTCGCGGTCTACTTCGCGATGCCCCCGGCCCTGCATGGGTTCTTCTTCGTGGTTTTCGCTGCCGCAGTCGTGGTTGCGGTGCTCAGCTTGGCTCGGTTCAGGTGGAGTGATGAAATGATGTGGGCGTCGTTAAGCTCTGGTGTCCTGCTTGCCGGCGTGTGCCTTTTATCCTCCCTGGGTCAGGCCTACTATTCGCTTTTGCTCTTTCCCGCCATTTTCACCGTGCTTGGCCGCGCCAGCGCTATGCACGTACCCACCACGTGGCTCGGAGTTTTCCTGTGCCTGTCCCCGCTCGAGTGGACAAGCGTAAAATTTCCCCAAACGGGCGCTTGGCTCGGCACCTTCTTGCCCACTGCTGGCTGGGCGCTCTTTATCGTCTCTGTGGCTGCCTGGGCGACTACCATTGCCCTGTGCACCCGGGGACACACCAACAACACTGCGAAGAAAGAGAAGGATTCGAATGAACGAAAATTACAAGGAATGGACCGACGAGCAATGGCGGGCGAAGCTGAACCCGGAAGAATTCCGGGTTCTTCGGCAGGCGGGAACGCAACGCCCCGGCATAGGTGA
- the msrB gene encoding peptide-methionine (R)-S-oxide reductase MsrB, producing MNENYKEWTDEQWRAKLNPEEFRVLRQAGTQRPGIGEYTDTTTEGIYRCRACGSELFRSTEKFNAHCGWPAFFSPLAGDAIIEREDRSLGMVRTEVLCANCHSHLGHVFAGEGYDTPTDLRYCINSISLTLEEKPVADN from the coding sequence ATGAACGAAAATTACAAGGAATGGACCGACGAGCAATGGCGGGCGAAGCTGAACCCGGAAGAATTCCGGGTTCTTCGGCAGGCGGGAACGCAACGCCCCGGCATAGGTGAATACACCGACACCACGACCGAAGGTATTTACCGTTGCCGCGCCTGTGGAAGCGAACTGTTCCGCTCCACCGAGAAGTTCAACGCGCACTGCGGCTGGCCCGCCTTCTTTAGCCCCCTAGCGGGAGATGCCATCATCGAGCGTGAGGACCGCTCGTTGGGCATGGTCCGCACCGAAGTGCTGTGCGCGAACTGCCACTCCCACCTCGGCCACGTCTTCGCCGGCGAAGGCTACGACACCCCAACTGACCTGCGTTATTGCATCAATTCGATCTCGCTTACACTCGAAGAAAAGCCGGTCGCAGACAACTAA
- the hemQ gene encoding hydrogen peroxide-dependent heme synthase yields MADEKQQGNDLDYAALNRMQRYTQWVTFRALPGALGTEREQISAEAKEFFTGLEAAGDVVVRGIYDVTGTRAESDFMVWWHAEHFEQLQKALADFRRETSLGQLVELGWIGNGVHRPAEFNKRHLPSFIMGEKPQDWITVYPFVRSYEWYIMDPGKRAEILREHGQSAVDFPDVRANTVSAFALGDYEWMLAFEAPELGRIVDLMHKMRYTEARLHVREEVPFQTGRRVENIGEIIKLLP; encoded by the coding sequence ATGGCCGATGAAAAGCAACAGGGCAACGATCTCGACTACGCTGCCCTCAACCGCATGCAGCGCTACACACAGTGGGTTACTTTCCGTGCCCTCCCGGGCGCTCTCGGAACCGAGCGTGAGCAAATCAGTGCGGAGGCGAAAGAATTCTTCACCGGCTTGGAGGCCGCCGGCGATGTCGTCGTGCGTGGCATTTACGACGTCACCGGCACCCGCGCTGAATCCGACTTCATGGTTTGGTGGCACGCCGAACACTTTGAGCAGCTGCAAAAAGCCCTGGCTGATTTCCGCCGCGAGACGAGCCTGGGGCAGCTCGTTGAGCTGGGCTGGATTGGCAACGGAGTGCACCGGCCTGCCGAGTTCAACAAACGCCACCTACCATCGTTCATCATGGGTGAAAAGCCGCAGGATTGGATCACGGTCTACCCGTTCGTGCGCTCCTACGAGTGGTACATCATGGATCCGGGAAAACGCGCCGAGATCCTCCGCGAGCACGGGCAAAGTGCCGTTGACTTTCCGGACGTGCGCGCCAACACGGTGAGCGCCTTCGCGCTCGGCGACTACGAGTGGATGCTGGCTTTCGAGGCGCCTGAGCTCGGTAGAATCGTCGACTTGATGCACAAGATGCGCTACACCGAGGCCCGTTTGCATGTGCGCGAGGAAGTTCCGTTCCAGACGGGCCGCCGCGTGGAAAACATCGGAGAGATCATCAAGTTGCTGCCGTAG
- a CDS encoding DUF3000 domain-containing protein: MTNSDTSSRTPGLAAASGDFSEPGQQTSTPAEFTAAVESMHAAKLRPEITLGEIRPPQRPAPFSHAVGLEVDRNTSARVPVDSEGDAFGRLILLHSPESEEAWEGSMRLVAYIQADMDDAVASDPLLPDVAWQWLNESLAQAGAGFTNLGGTVTSTASVRFGEIGGPPRAYQLEMRASWTAQGIDLAHHVEAFATVLAHVAGLPPEDVSELHPR; encoded by the coding sequence GTGACCAATTCCGACACTTCCTCCCGCACTCCCGGCCTCGCGGCTGCCAGCGGTGATTTTTCCGAACCGGGCCAGCAAACCAGCACCCCGGCGGAGTTCACCGCGGCTGTTGAGTCGATGCACGCCGCGAAATTGCGTCCCGAGATCACCCTTGGGGAGATTCGCCCGCCGCAGCGCCCCGCACCGTTTAGCCACGCGGTCGGCTTGGAGGTCGACCGGAATACAAGCGCGCGGGTTCCCGTCGACTCCGAAGGCGACGCCTTCGGTCGCCTAATTCTTCTCCACTCCCCGGAATCCGAGGAAGCGTGGGAGGGTTCAATGCGCCTCGTGGCCTACATCCAGGCAGACATGGACGACGCGGTCGCGTCCGACCCGCTGCTTCCCGACGTCGCCTGGCAGTGGCTCAACGAGTCTTTGGCGCAGGCCGGCGCGGGCTTTACCAACCTTGGCGGCACGGTTACTTCGACTGCGTCTGTGCGCTTCGGTGAAATCGGGGGGCCGCCGCGCGCTTACCAGTTGGAAATGCGCGCTTCTTGGACAGCGCAAGGCATTGACCTTGCCCACCATGTCGAGGCGTTTGCCACGGTGCTCGCCCATGTTGCGGGGTTGCCTCCGGAGGACGTCTCCGAGCTGCACCCGCGATAG
- a CDS encoding HRDC domain-containing protein, which translates to MQVHSGFELIDDPRGFERAAESLSRGLGPFAIDTERASTFRYDDRAFLVQVHRRYAGTYLLAPEGHRDAFRRILGPVIGGEDWILHAAGEDLASLAELELQPASLFDTELAARLAGFDKPNLAAMVEHFVGVALKKGYGREDWSRSPLPLEWQRYAAEDVLYLHPLAEALSEYLDQRGKLDWATEEFAHAVATASPPEPKTWRDVKGIATLKKPSQLQVAQALWHERDRLARSLDTAPSSILPNKVLVDIARATPTSSTSIASVKGFPRHRRRAAVTWSAVVREALATDASAWPAQAADEPTTIPEKNAWKHQAPWEWEVLQSVREKVAERAVDVDVLAATLLSPALLREAVWAWAQGNLAPRTHEVAVFLAARGARPWQVAATAPVIASVLCCP; encoded by the coding sequence GTGCAGGTACATTCCGGCTTCGAGCTTATCGACGACCCACGTGGTTTTGAGCGTGCCGCGGAGTCTCTTTCACGCGGCCTCGGCCCCTTTGCCATCGACACCGAGCGCGCCTCTACTTTCCGCTACGACGACCGGGCTTTTTTGGTCCAAGTTCACCGCCGCTACGCGGGAACCTACCTTCTTGCGCCCGAGGGCCACCGCGATGCCTTCCGTCGGATTCTCGGCCCAGTTATAGGCGGCGAAGATTGGATTCTCCACGCTGCTGGCGAGGACTTAGCCAGCCTGGCAGAACTTGAGCTGCAACCTGCCTCACTTTTTGACACCGAATTAGCAGCCCGACTCGCCGGCTTTGATAAGCCGAATTTGGCCGCCATGGTTGAACACTTCGTGGGTGTCGCTTTGAAGAAGGGCTACGGGCGCGAAGATTGGTCACGCTCGCCTTTGCCGTTGGAGTGGCAACGCTACGCCGCCGAGGACGTCCTTTACCTCCACCCTCTTGCAGAGGCCCTGTCGGAGTATCTCGATCAGCGCGGAAAGCTGGATTGGGCCACCGAGGAGTTCGCCCACGCGGTGGCCACTGCTAGCCCACCCGAGCCGAAAACGTGGCGGGATGTCAAGGGCATCGCTACGTTGAAAAAGCCCTCCCAGTTGCAGGTGGCTCAAGCCCTGTGGCACGAACGTGACCGGTTGGCACGCTCCTTAGACACAGCCCCTTCTTCGATCCTGCCGAACAAGGTGCTTGTCGACATCGCCCGTGCCACGCCGACATCTTCAACAAGCATCGCCTCCGTCAAGGGTTTTCCCCGGCACCGCCGCCGGGCGGCCGTGACATGGTCCGCAGTCGTGCGCGAAGCACTCGCCACAGACGCCTCCGCGTGGCCCGCACAGGCGGCAGATGAGCCTACCACCATCCCTGAGAAAAACGCCTGGAAACACCAAGCTCCCTGGGAGTGGGAGGTACTCCAAAGCGTGCGTGAGAAAGTTGCTGAGCGAGCCGTCGACGTCGACGTGCTCGCCGCAACCCTGCTGTCTCCCGCACTGCTGCGCGAGGCCGTGTGGGCTTGGGCTCAGGGCAATCTAGCGCCACGAACACATGAGGTAGCTGTCTTTCTCGCCGCGCGCGGGGCGCGCCCCTGGCAAGTCGCCGCGACAGCACCAGTTATCGCGAGTGTGCTGTGCTGTCCTTAA